The DNA sequence GGCTGAGCTGTTCCATTTCTGGTTTCTGCAGCGTCCTGCGAAACTCGGGCTGTCCGAGCAGAAAAGTCTGCAGCAAAGGCCTCCCGCCGGTCATGAAGTTCGAGAGCATTCGCAGTTCTTCCAACGATTTCGCCGGAAGATTCTGTGCCTCATCCACGATCAGAAGTACTCGCTTGCCCTTCTTTTGACAGGCAAGCAGGAACTGTTCGATCCGGTTGAGCAGGACCGCCTTGCTGTTTTCCTGCGCCAACCCAAACGCCGAGGCCACCATGCGCACGAGGTCGTCGGCTTCAAGGCTCGTACTCACCACCTGCGCAAGCACCAGGGATTGTGACGTCAGCTTGCGGGCGAGGGTGCTGGCAAGCATGGTCTTTCCGGCGCCGATCTCTCCGGTGATGACGATGAACCCCTCCCCTTGATGAATCCCGTAGGTCAGATAGGCCATGGCACGGCGATGACCCCAGCTCGGGAACAGGAACCGGGGATCTGGGCTGAGCTGAAAGGGCTTGGCCTGAAAGCGATAGAAAGCTTCGTACATGAAGCCTCAAAATGTCATTCGCGCTGTCGCGAACACCGCATTCTCCGTATAACTGAACACGCTGTCGCTCGAATCATTCTGCTGCCTGCGATAGTTCAGAGACCCGGAGAGTCGAGGTTGGAACTGTCTTGCCAGCCCCATTCCGAGAGAAAACACCCGATCGACGCGACCCGTGTCGGAAAACGCGTTGCGGGCATAGGTTCCACCCATGTTCCAGTCGTCGAAGGCCGTCAATCGCAGGCTCCATTGCACACCTGCGCCGACCTGTTCGATCGCGCTGCTGGTGCCGAAGTCTCCCGTTGCGGGCGCGGCCGCGTCAGCGTCCAGCCGCTCCCGCGTTTCTCCGAACACACTGAAAATCAAAACGTTCTTGACCCCCAACAGGCCCACAGACGCTTCTGCTCTCTTCAAGAGAAACAACTCGTTGGTGAGAAAGTTGATTGGAGTTCCCAACTCTGGACGAAGACCGGTACGTGCGATGAATTCCTTCACCGCCCTCTCCCGCTCCGCAGGGTCCGGTATTTGAGACAGAAACAACTGATCGAGAAGTCCCGGCGTCGCCGGAACCAGGAACTCCGAGCGAGAAGTGGTAATTTCTTCCCTATACTCAACGCCCCATGCAGTGAGACGAGTCCGGTGCCTGAAATCGAAGGAATAGCTAAGGTCGTGCAACCGTTCGCCGGCAGCGGCCACCAGGCGTGTGCGGGGCGATGGTGTCCACTCGAGTCCGGCGCTCCACCGTGGCCCTTTGGTTTCCGACCCCGGCACGCCCGATTCGTATCTCTCATAACCGGCTTGGGCAAGCAGCCTCATGGTCGCTGTGACCAGCCGCCCGGCGTTCGCCGAAACTTCTTCGGCAACGGTATCCTCCTCAGTGTCATAGCCGATCTTCTCCCTCCCATACCCGACATCCCAGATGAGGAGCCGGTAGGCGGGACCACTCCTCAAGCGCAGATTGATGGCGTCGGCGGCACTATCGGACAGGGTCGAAGGGTCGTCCGAGTTCACCACACTGTAGGTGTAACGTGCTTCTGCTCGCGCCTCGGAGCCGAAGTCACGTCTGACATAGGGGCTCACGGCATAAGTACCGATGGTGACGCGATTTCCCGTGAGGTTGACGTCGTCGATCGTGAGAGGGCCCTGGAGTGAGACGTTGTACCGATCTATATTGGCGAGGGCATCGACGAAGAGTAGCTGCTCAGCAAGCTCCGCGTTGCCGGTGGCGTTCAGCCGGTGGTAGATCTGATTCTCCTCCTGCGCGCGAGCATAGTACGTAAAATCCGGCGTGTACCGTGCATCGAGCTTCAGCCGTGCACCCGTGGCTGCGACCGAAATCCCGGGGCTGACTTGCGTCACCCAGTCCGCACGCTTCGATGCGTCCGGATCCAGCAATACGTTATCGGTATAGGTCTCTCTTACAGAAAGGGTGGGTGCGACGTCCCATTTGGCCGCCCAGACTGGGTTCAACAGCAACGCCGGCAGGGCGGCCGAAATCGGGAGCAGCCGCTTCGCATTCGAGTGGGTCCGTCCGATCTCGGGCCTGGCTGCCGGCCATCGACTGACGTCGGTTCTT is a window from the Burkholderiales bacterium genome containing:
- a CDS encoding XrtA/PEP-CTERM system-associated ATPase, whose amino-acid sequence is MYEAFYRFQAKPFQLSPDPRFLFPSWGHRRAMAYLTYGIHQGEGFIVITGEIGAGKTMLASTLARKLTSQSLVLAQVVSTSLEADDLVRMVASAFGLAQENSKAVLLNRIEQFLLACQKKGKRVLLIVDEAQNLPAKSLEELRMLSNFMTGGRPLLQTFLLGQPEFRRTLQKPEMEQLSQRIIASCHLGPMDAAETKAYILHRLQTVGWRNDPSFSNDAFTAIYEHTGGIPRRINVLCDRLLILGHLDEKHAFTGADVAQVISEMHQEFAPAEMRLKQER
- a CDS encoding TIGR03016 family PEP-CTERM system-associated outer membrane protein; translation: MNPVWAAKWDVAPTLSVRETYTDNVLLDPDASKRADWVTQVSPGISVAATGARLKLDARYTPDFTYYARAQEENQIYHRLNATGNAELAEQLLFVDALANIDRYNVSLQGPLTIDDVNLTGNRVTIGTYAVSPYVRRDFGSEARAEARYTYSVVNSDDPSTLSDSAADAINLRLRSGPAYRLLIWDVGYGREKIGYDTEEDTVAEEVSANAGRLVTATMRLLAQAGYERYESGVPGSETKGPRWSAGLEWTPSPRTRLVAAAGERLHDLSYSFDFRHRTRLTAWGVEYREEITTSRSEFLVPATPGLLDQLFLSQIPDPAERERAVKEFIARTGLRPELGTPINFLTNELFLLKRAEASVGLLGVKNVLIFSVFGETRERLDADAAAPATGDFGTSSAIEQVGAGVQWSLRLTAFDDWNMGGTYARNAFSDTGRVDRVFSLGMGLARQFQPRLSGSLNYRRQQNDSSDSVFSYTENAVFATARMTF